A DNA window from Arachis duranensis cultivar V14167 chromosome 3, aradu.V14167.gnm2.J7QH, whole genome shotgun sequence contains the following coding sequences:
- the LOC107476550 gene encoding protein NUCLEAR FUSION DEFECTIVE 4 — translation MGSSSFSAGSRVSTASKWLGFVAAVWIQCISGNNYTFSNYSDALKSLMHLTQVELNSLSVAKDIGKAFGLVAGLASDRLPTWSILLIGSLEGLIAYGVQWLVVSQKIQPLPYWQMCVFLCMGGNSTTWMNTAVLVTCIRNFRRNRGPVSGILKGFVGLSTAIFTSLCSALFSDDPAAFLLMLALIPLAVCVSGIFFLHEVPPEKSTAAADTEESKYFGIFNAVAVVVAVYLLAYGFIPNPSTLFSRVFTGVLLVLLAAPLAIPIHAYFSEKLLKPVLDIEGQNGQRVNEPLLQNGNREEEAAAVAAAAAEEETAVVILEKGRAAIGEEHTISEVLRSVDFLILFVSFLCGVGTGMAVQNNMGQIGLALGYTDVSIFVSLTSIWGFFGRIVSGSVSEHFIRKAATPRPLWNAASQILMAVGYILLAMAMPGSLYIGSTVVGICYGVRMAITVPAASELFGLKYYGLIYNILILNLPLGSFLFSGLLAGILYDMEATTTAGGGNTCVGGHCYRLVFVVMTAACVIGFFLDIWMSFRTKHVYKKISMSRKSKKSSSVTSSS, via the exons aTGGGAAGCTCCTCCTTCTCGGCGGGATCCCGTGTCTCCACTGCCAGCAAGTGGCTGGGCTTCGTGGCTGCCGTGTGGATCCAGTGTATCTCCGGCAACAACTACACCTTCTCCAACTACTCCGACGCACTCAAGTCCCTCATGCACCTCACTCAGGTGGAGCTCAACTCCCTCTCCGTCGCCAAAGACATCGGAAAGGCATTCGGCCTCGTCGCCGGCCTCGCCTCCGACCGCCTCCCCACGTGGTCCATCCTCCTCATAGGCTCCCTCGAAGGCCTCATCGCATACGGCGTCCAGTGGCTCGTCGTCAGCCAGAAAATCCAACCCCTCCCTTACTGGCAG ATGTGTGTTTTCCTCTGCATGGGAGGGAACAGCACCACGTGGATGAACACTGCGGTGCTCGTCACGTGCATACGCAACTTCCGGAGAAACCGTGGTCCCGTCTCCGGCATTCTCAAGGGATTTGTAGGGCTGAGCACCGCCATCTTCACCAGTCTTTGCTCCGCTCTCTTCTCCGACGACCCTGCTGCCTTCCTCCTCATGCTCGCTCTCATCCCCCTCGCAGTTTGCGTCTCCGGAATCTTCTTCCTCCATGAGGTTCCGCCGGAGAAGTCGACCGCCGCCGCCGATACAGAAGAGTCCAAGTACTTCGGCATATTCAACGCCGTGGCGGTCGTCGTCGCAGTTTACCTCTTGGCCTACGGGTTCATCCCCAACCCTAGTACCTTGTTCTCTCGCGTGTTCACCGGAGTTTTGCTCGTTTTGCTGGCGGCGCCGTTGGCCATTCCCATTCACGCTTACTTCTCAGAGAAGCTATTGAAACCGGTTCTGGACATCGAGGGTCAGAACGGCCAGCGGGTGAACGAGCCTCTGCTTCAGAACGGCAACAGGGAGGAGGAAGCGGCGGCGGTGGCGGCTGCGGCGGCAGAGGAGGAGACGGCTGTGGTGATTCTAGAGAAGGGAAGGGCGGCTATCGGGGAGGAGCACACTATATCGGAGGTGCTGAGGAGCGTTGATTTTTTGATACTGTTTGTATCGTTTCTGTGTGGGGTTGGAACAGGAATGGCGGTTCAGAATAATATGGGTCAAATCGGTTTGGCCCTCGGGTACACCGACGTTTCTATCTTTGTGTCTTTGACCAGCATTTGGGGCTTCTTTGGAAGAATCGTTTCGGGTTCGGTTTCGGAGCACTTCATCAG GAAGGCTGCAACTCCTAGACCTCTTTGGAATGCAGCATCTCAGATTCTGATGGCTGTGGGTTACATACTTCTGGCAATGGCTATGCCTGGTTCTCTCTATATTGGGTCTACTGTAGTTGGCATATGCTATGGAGTGAGAATGGCTATTACAGTTCCAGCAGCCTCTGAGCTATTTGGGCTCAAATACTATGGTCTCATCTACAACATTCTCATCCTCAACCTTCCCCTTGGATCTTTCCTCTTTTCGGGCCTGCTTGCCGGCATACTCTACGATATGGAAGCCACCACCACTGCCGGAGGAGGCAACACCTGTGTGGGAGGCCACTGTTACAGGCTAGTCTTTGTAGTCATGACTGCAGCATGTGTAATTGGTTTCTTCTTGGACATTTGGATGTCATTCAGAACCAAGCATGTTTACAAGAAGATTTCCATGAGCAGAAAGTCCAAGAAATCTTCCTCGGTCACATCAAGTAGCTAA
- the LOC127745421 gene encoding uncharacterized protein LOC127745421 produces the protein MASEEESVLAIMHCSGKIKKKQKLCSSSTLSDLKNSILQKFGVFGTKWVKKLFYKIPIAVVSTGVQYDTFVLAADEDIRVLFHCVRSFPEIRIHELFAKLGVGVDSSGASALFHSSTAAGGASSSMPAVRPYLPPVGSPTFAADLERTVVVGSVQLENAGIFEPPDVVGTGGCQLPYMEGFGEPDRVENAMCDDDSDQEHADIIGDSDDDTGANPHAQHGPSSSASQQYPPHFSTLNLEVLGQQEDGGNTVGGSSTEFQIVQSFQNKDEAVLSVKDYSIRADTTVTVKVLQQATEADYGFRPSYRKVWMVKQKAVAQIYGDWEESYAELPCWMLGVQSTMAGTITVLKTSPVRLRGEVDESTVYFHRLFWTFSLCIEAFCHCKPLVSIDGTHLYGKYGGTLLLAIAQDGNSNILPIAFALVEGENEESWSFYLSNLRKHVIPQEGILVISDRHNGIKASLEAPETGWLPPRAFRAYCIRHVAANFALTFKGKDSRRMLVNATYAKTEAEFYYWFDIMRTENPAMCEWANRMEYDKWTQHEDSGNSKPPGHSLVQSTYGRLAQLFVVRGQTAEAQLGSGNEFCQALAKAIDRNLRDSRCFTVTLYDRHQSEYTVAETTPIGRFSMGSYRVSLKDHKCDCGHFQALHYPCCHAIACCAYSRLNWASYVHEVYRMSEVFNVYKQGFVPPIPEGL, from the exons ATGGCAAGTGAGGAGGAGAGTGTTCTTGCCATAATGCATTGCTCcgggaaaattaaaaaaaagcaaaagctatG TTCGTCAAGCACTTTGTCAGATCTAAAGAACAGCATCTTGCAGAAGTTTGGCGTCTTTGGTACGAAGTGGGTGAAGAAGCTATTCTACAAGATTCCCATCGCAGTTGTCTCGACCGGTGTTCAGTATGATACCTTTGTGCTAGCGGCTGATGAAGATATTAGGGTTCTGTTCCATTGTGTTAGGAGTTTTCCAGAGATCCGAATTCACGAGTTGTTTGCGAAGTTGGGGGTTGGTGTCGATAGTTCTGGGGCATCAGCTCTATTTCATAGCTCGACTGCCGCGGGAGGTGCGTCTAGTTCGATGCCTGCGGTCAGACCGTATCTTCCGCCGGTGGGTTCCCCTACGTTCGCGGCTGATTTAGAGCGAACGGTTGTTGTTGGTTCTGTACAGTTGGAGAATGCAGGAATCTTTGAGCCGCCTGATGTCGTGGGCACCGGTGGTTGCCAGTTACCTTATATGGAAGGCTTTGGTGAACCTGATAGAGTAGAGAATGCAATGTGTGACGATGACTCTGACCAGGAGCATGCTGATATCATCGGGGACAGCGACGACGACACAGGTGCCAATCCACATGCGCAGCATGGACCTTCAAGTTCTGCTTCTCAACAGTACCCTCCACACTTCTCCACACTAAACTTGGAGGTTCTGGGTCAACAGGAGGACGGTGGTAACACGGTCGGGGGCTCTTCTACAGAATTTCAGATTGTGCAATCTTTCCAGAATAAAGATGAGGCTGTGCTGAGTGTGAAGGACTATAGCATCCG GGCAGATACTACAGTTACGGTAAAGGTATTGCAACAAGCTACAGAAGCTGATTATGGTTTCAGGCCTAGTTACAGGAAGGTTTGGATGGTGAAGCAGAAGGCAGTGGCACAAATATATGGAGATTGGGAAGAGTCGTACGCGGAGTTGCCATGTTGGATGCTAGGAGTACAGTCAACAATGGCCGGAACAATAACCGTGTTGAAGACCTCTCCTGTTCGGCTTCGTGGTGAGGTTGATGAGTCGACGGTGTACTTTCACCGATTATTCTGGACATTTTCACTCTGTATCGAGGCATTCTGTCATTGCAAGCCCCTTGTCAGTATTGACGGTACACACTTGTATGGTAAGTATGGAGGGACACTGCTGTTGGCGATAGCGCAGGATGGGAACTCCAACATCCTCCCCATTGCATTCGCCCTTGTGGAAGGAGAAAATGAAGAGTCGTGGTCATTCTACTTGTCCAACCTACGAAAGCATGTGATTCCTCAGGAGGGTATCCTTGTAATCTCTGACAGGCATAACGGGATCAAGGCATCGCTTGAGGCACCTGAGACTGGGTGGCTGCCTCCACGTGCTTTCCGAGCGTACTGTATTCGACATGTGGCAGCAAATTTTGCCCTAACTTTTAAAGGTAAAGATTCAAGGAGGATGTTAGTGAATGCTACCTACGCAAAGACTGAAGCAGAGTTTTATTACTGGTTTGACATCATGCGGACTGAGAATCCAGCAATGTGTGAATGGGCCAATCGGATGGAGTACGACAAATGGACCCAACATGAGGATAGTG GGAACTCGAAACCTCCCGGTCATTCGTTGGTTCAGTCAACTTACGGGAGGCTTGCTCAGCTTTTTGTGGTACGGGGACAAACAGCAGAGGCACAACTCGGATCTGGTAATGAATTTTGCCAAGCATTGGCCAAGGCAATTGATCGGAATCTAAGAGACTCAAGGTGCTTCACTGTCACGTTATACGACAGGCATCAATCGGAGTACACCGTGGCCGAGACAACACCAATCGGGCGCTTCTCGATGGGTAGCTATAGAGTTTCCCTTAAAGATCACAAAT